From the Zonotrichia leucophrys gambelii isolate GWCS_2022_RI chromosome 10, RI_Zleu_2.0, whole genome shotgun sequence genome, one window contains:
- the MEX3B gene encoding RNA-binding protein MEX3B isoform X1, protein MPSSLFADMERNGSGGGGGGGGGGGGETLDDQRALQIALDQLSLLGLDNDETGSIYDNEPRKKSVNMTECVPVPSSEHVAEIVGRQGCKIKALRAKTNTYIKTPVRGEEPLFVVTGRKEDVAMARREIISAAEHFSMIRASRNKNTALNGTVPGPPNLPGQTTIQVRVPYRVVGLVVGPKGATIKRIQQQTHTYIVTPSRDKEPVFEVTGMPENVDRAREEIEAHIAMRTGGIIELTDENDFHANGTDVGFELNGTGSLWSKPTPPSITPTPGRKPFCNYRNDSSSSLGSASTDSYFGGGTGGGGSARLADYSPPSPALSFSHNGNNNNNSANGYVYGGGGGDVLSSPDCCSELPFDSPPGFDLAPAPPPGAALLWPQFERGPAAPPSPAPSPAAAAAFPGAAPANANLALLVSGPRRGAAPPPARLSPPLHGSAAGTEHPLARRVRSDPGGRLLAASYPLYANGLGAHLPGLPSDSSASSSSSSSSSSSSSCSSSGVRRKGSRDCSVCFESEVIAALVPCGHNLFCMECANRICEKTEPQCPVCHSAVTQAIRIFS, encoded by the exons ATGCCCAGCTCGCTTTTTGCAGACATGGAGAGGAacgggagcggcggcggcggcggtggtggtggtggtggcggGGGAGAGACCCTGGATGACCAAAGAGCCCTTCAGATCGCCCTGgatcagctctccctgctggggctggacaACGACGAGACGGGCTCCATTTACGACAACGAGCCTCGGAAAAAGAGCGTGAACATGACTGAATGCGTGCCGGTGCCCAGCTCGGAACATGTCGCTGAGATAGTGGGGAGACAAG GTTGTAAAATCAAAGCTCTGCGGGCAAAGACCAACACCTACATCAAGACCCCGGTTCGCGGGGAGGAGCCGCTCTTTGTTGTGACGGGCAGAAAGGAAGATGTGGCCATGGCCCGCAGGGAGATCATCTCTGCGGCCGAGCACTTCTCCATGATCCGAGCCTCGCGGAACAAGAACACAGCCCTGAACGGCACCGTTCCCGGCCCCCCGAACCTGCCCGGCCAAACCACCATCCAGGTGCGGGTGCCTTATCGCGTGGTGGGCTTGGTCGTGGGGCCCAAGGGGGCGACCATCAAGCGCATCCAGCAGCAGACGCACACGTACATCGTGACCCCGAGCCGGGACAAGGAGCCGGTCTTTGAGGTGACAGGCATGCCAGAGAACGTGGACCGGGCCCGGGAGGAGATCGAGGCGCACATCGCCATGCGCACCGGCGGCATCATCGAGCTGACGGACGAGAACGACTTCCACGCCAACGGCACGGACGTGGGCTTCGAGCTGAACGGCACGGGCAGCCTCTGGAGCAAGCCTACGCCACCCAGCATCACACCCACCCCGGGCCGCAAGCCCTTCTGCAACTACCGCAACGACAGCTCCAGCTCGCTGGGCAGCGCCTCCACCGACTCCTACTTCGGGGGCGGCACCGGGGGGGGCGGCAGCGCCCGCCTGGCCGACTACAGCCCCCCGAGCCCGGCGCTGAGCTTCTCGCACAAcggcaacaacaacaacaacagcgCCAATGGCTACGTGTacggcgggggcggcggcgacGTCCTCTCCTCCCCGGACTGCTGCTCCGAGCTGCCCTTCGACTCGCCGCCCGGCTTCGACCtggcgcccgccccgccgcccgggGCCGCCCTCCTCTGGCCGCAGTTcgagcgcggccccgccgcgccgccctcGCCCGCGCCctcgcccgccgccgccgccgccttccCGGGCGCCGCGCCCGCCAATGCCAACCTGGCGCTGCTGGTGAGCGGCCCCCGGCGCggcgccgccccgcccccggcgcGGCTCTCCCCGCCCCTGCACGGCAGCGCGGCCGGCACCGAGCACCCGCTGGCGCGCCGGGTGCGCAGCGACCCCGGCGGGCGGCTGCTGGCCGCCTCCTACCCGCTGTACGCCAACGGGCTGGGCGCCCACTTGCCCGGGCTGCCCTCCGACTCCTCCgcctcctcgtcctcctcctccagctcctcgtccagctcctcctgctcctcctctggcGTGCGGCGGAAGGGCAGCCGCGACTGCTCGGTGTGCTTCGAGAGCGAGGTGATCGCGGCGCTGGTGCCCTGCGGCCACAACCTCTTCTGCATGGAGTGCGCCAACCGCATCTGCGAGAAGACGGAGCCGCAGTGCCCCGTGTGCCACAGCGCCGTCACCCAGGCCATCCGCATCTTCTCCTGA
- the MEX3B gene encoding RNA-binding protein MEX3B isoform X2, with protein sequence MERNGSGGGGGGGGGGGGETLDDQRALQIALDQLSLLGLDNDETGSIYDNEPRKKSVNMTECVPVPSSEHVAEIVGRQGCKIKALRAKTNTYIKTPVRGEEPLFVVTGRKEDVAMARREIISAAEHFSMIRASRNKNTALNGTVPGPPNLPGQTTIQVRVPYRVVGLVVGPKGATIKRIQQQTHTYIVTPSRDKEPVFEVTGMPENVDRAREEIEAHIAMRTGGIIELTDENDFHANGTDVGFELNGTGSLWSKPTPPSITPTPGRKPFCNYRNDSSSSLGSASTDSYFGGGTGGGGSARLADYSPPSPALSFSHNGNNNNNSANGYVYGGGGGDVLSSPDCCSELPFDSPPGFDLAPAPPPGAALLWPQFERGPAAPPSPAPSPAAAAAFPGAAPANANLALLVSGPRRGAAPPPARLSPPLHGSAAGTEHPLARRVRSDPGGRLLAASYPLYANGLGAHLPGLPSDSSASSSSSSSSSSSSSCSSSGVRRKGSRDCSVCFESEVIAALVPCGHNLFCMECANRICEKTEPQCPVCHSAVTQAIRIFS encoded by the exons ATGGAGAGGAacgggagcggcggcggcggcggtggtggtggtggtggcggGGGAGAGACCCTGGATGACCAAAGAGCCCTTCAGATCGCCCTGgatcagctctccctgctggggctggacaACGACGAGACGGGCTCCATTTACGACAACGAGCCTCGGAAAAAGAGCGTGAACATGACTGAATGCGTGCCGGTGCCCAGCTCGGAACATGTCGCTGAGATAGTGGGGAGACAAG GTTGTAAAATCAAAGCTCTGCGGGCAAAGACCAACACCTACATCAAGACCCCGGTTCGCGGGGAGGAGCCGCTCTTTGTTGTGACGGGCAGAAAGGAAGATGTGGCCATGGCCCGCAGGGAGATCATCTCTGCGGCCGAGCACTTCTCCATGATCCGAGCCTCGCGGAACAAGAACACAGCCCTGAACGGCACCGTTCCCGGCCCCCCGAACCTGCCCGGCCAAACCACCATCCAGGTGCGGGTGCCTTATCGCGTGGTGGGCTTGGTCGTGGGGCCCAAGGGGGCGACCATCAAGCGCATCCAGCAGCAGACGCACACGTACATCGTGACCCCGAGCCGGGACAAGGAGCCGGTCTTTGAGGTGACAGGCATGCCAGAGAACGTGGACCGGGCCCGGGAGGAGATCGAGGCGCACATCGCCATGCGCACCGGCGGCATCATCGAGCTGACGGACGAGAACGACTTCCACGCCAACGGCACGGACGTGGGCTTCGAGCTGAACGGCACGGGCAGCCTCTGGAGCAAGCCTACGCCACCCAGCATCACACCCACCCCGGGCCGCAAGCCCTTCTGCAACTACCGCAACGACAGCTCCAGCTCGCTGGGCAGCGCCTCCACCGACTCCTACTTCGGGGGCGGCACCGGGGGGGGCGGCAGCGCCCGCCTGGCCGACTACAGCCCCCCGAGCCCGGCGCTGAGCTTCTCGCACAAcggcaacaacaacaacaacagcgCCAATGGCTACGTGTacggcgggggcggcggcgacGTCCTCTCCTCCCCGGACTGCTGCTCCGAGCTGCCCTTCGACTCGCCGCCCGGCTTCGACCtggcgcccgccccgccgcccgggGCCGCCCTCCTCTGGCCGCAGTTcgagcgcggccccgccgcgccgccctcGCCCGCGCCctcgcccgccgccgccgccgccttccCGGGCGCCGCGCCCGCCAATGCCAACCTGGCGCTGCTGGTGAGCGGCCCCCGGCGCggcgccgccccgcccccggcgcGGCTCTCCCCGCCCCTGCACGGCAGCGCGGCCGGCACCGAGCACCCGCTGGCGCGCCGGGTGCGCAGCGACCCCGGCGGGCGGCTGCTGGCCGCCTCCTACCCGCTGTACGCCAACGGGCTGGGCGCCCACTTGCCCGGGCTGCCCTCCGACTCCTCCgcctcctcgtcctcctcctccagctcctcgtccagctcctcctgctcctcctctggcGTGCGGCGGAAGGGCAGCCGCGACTGCTCGGTGTGCTTCGAGAGCGAGGTGATCGCGGCGCTGGTGCCCTGCGGCCACAACCTCTTCTGCATGGAGTGCGCCAACCGCATCTGCGAGAAGACGGAGCCGCAGTGCCCCGTGTGCCACAGCGCCGTCACCCAGGCCATCCGCATCTTCTCCTGA